One window of Tenacibaculum maritimum NCIMB 2154 genomic DNA carries:
- the manA gene encoding mannose-6-phosphate isomerase, class I, which produces MFLLKGRIQNYAWGGKKYLSKLLGGKTSAKNDAEYWLGAHKKAPSIIKTGRGNLSLDKYLKLNLKRNLGKEIATKYGRLPFLFKVLDVNSMLSIQVHPTKIEAEIGFKRENELGIPLTASYRNFKDDNHKPEIMVALSDFWLLHGFLTKRKLKNRLKNTQELSCFMKTFKKKGYFGLYKKVMELSKEEVNTILIPLGERIIPLYKKGKLHKENPDYWAAKAMKTLSGRRKMDKGIFSIYFFNLVNVPKGEAIFQKAGVPHAYLEGQNIELMANSDNVLRGGLTKKHIDVPELLKHIVFEGTIPNLLKGTLQKNGLERIYYTSAKDFELSKIHISRKEVYKAKVLTVEILLVMDGEVTILEKKSALSLVKGRSVFLKPGSDYSISTKKTAIIYKAKVPY; this is translated from the coding sequence ATGTTTTTACTTAAAGGTAGAATTCAAAATTATGCATGGGGAGGTAAAAAGTACTTATCTAAATTATTAGGAGGTAAGACGTCCGCAAAAAATGATGCGGAATATTGGTTAGGGGCTCATAAAAAAGCTCCATCTATAATCAAAACGGGGCGTGGAAATCTATCGTTAGATAAGTATTTAAAATTAAATTTAAAGAGAAACTTAGGAAAAGAAATAGCAACTAAGTATGGGAGGTTACCATTTTTATTTAAAGTTTTAGATGTCAATAGTATGCTTTCTATTCAAGTTCATCCAACAAAAATAGAGGCAGAAATAGGGTTTAAAAGAGAAAATGAATTAGGAATCCCTCTAACTGCAAGCTATAGGAATTTTAAAGATGATAATCATAAACCAGAAATAATGGTAGCACTTAGTGATTTTTGGTTGTTACATGGTTTTTTGACTAAAAGAAAATTAAAAAACAGATTGAAGAATACTCAGGAGCTTTCATGCTTCATGAAAACATTCAAAAAGAAAGGATATTTTGGTTTATATAAGAAAGTAATGGAATTATCAAAAGAAGAAGTGAATACGATATTAATTCCTCTAGGAGAAAGGATAATACCTTTATATAAAAAAGGAAAGCTACATAAAGAAAATCCTGATTATTGGGCAGCAAAAGCAATGAAAACACTTTCAGGTAGAAGGAAAATGGATAAAGGTATTTTTTCTATTTATTTTTTTAATTTGGTAAATGTTCCAAAAGGAGAAGCTATTTTTCAAAAAGCAGGAGTGCCACATGCGTATTTAGAAGGGCAAAATATAGAATTAATGGCTAATTCGGATAATGTTTTAAGAGGAGGTCTAACAAAAAAGCATATAGATGTTCCTGAATTGTTAAAGCATATAGTATTTGAAGGAACAATACCTAATTTACTAAAAGGAACATTACAAAAGAATGGGCTGGAACGGATATACTATACAAGTGCAAAAGATTTTGAACTTAGTAAAATACATATATCAAGAAAAGAAGTCTATAAAGCAAAAGTGCTAACAGTTGAAATATTACTAGTTATGGACGGAGAAGTAACTATTTTAGAAAAAAAATCAGCATTATCCCTAGTAAAAGGGAGATCAGTATTTTTAAAACCAGGAAGTGATTATAGTATTAGTACTAAGAAAACAGCGATAATTTATAAAGCAAAAGTTCCATATTAA
- a CDS encoding response regulator, whose amino-acid sequence MKILIIDDQKLVLIPLEARFKELGYQVITETNGLKGIALYSSFQPDLVIVDMNMPTISGMEIIMHIRNTKKSEVPIMVLSGNTDDEMITESFDMGINDYMKKPLSLNEVCARVKRLIGVPKKEGVRNRNNTIIQQRCVGVVIPCYNEEKRLLSKEFIDFVDKNSGYVLCFVNDGSTDKTLKVLNRLKEGREDFITVYDCKRNGGKGEAVRLGMLHMFTFEYLDYIGFLDADLSTDLADFDDLVSTIEKTEFKIVSGSRIARMGANIAKDSARKIISLTINYIIRTILSMNFKDTQCGAKIFEREVINIAFDKKFVTKWLFDVEIFMRMKKYYGIEKARAMMCEKPLKRWVHVDGSKLSMADSMKIVGQLGQIVWEYRGKENEQNTDVKIITKKKLFWISKNS is encoded by the coding sequence ATGAAAATACTTATTATTGATGATCAAAAATTAGTTTTAATTCCTTTAGAAGCAAGGTTTAAAGAGCTAGGCTACCAAGTAATAACAGAAACAAATGGATTAAAAGGAATAGCGCTGTATAGCTCATTTCAACCCGATTTAGTTATTGTAGATATGAATATGCCTACTATTTCAGGAATGGAAATAATTATGCATATAAGAAATACTAAAAAATCAGAGGTACCTATAATGGTGCTCTCAGGAAATACGGATGATGAGATGATTACGGAGAGCTTTGATATGGGGATTAACGATTATATGAAAAAACCACTAAGTTTGAATGAGGTATGTGCTAGAGTAAAGAGATTAATAGGAGTTCCTAAAAAAGAAGGGGTTAGAAATCGTAATAATACCATAATTCAGCAGAGATGCGTAGGGGTAGTGATACCTTGTTATAATGAAGAGAAAAGATTATTAAGTAAAGAGTTTATTGATTTTGTTGATAAAAATTCAGGGTATGTTTTATGCTTTGTAAATGACGGAAGTACTGATAAAACATTAAAAGTGTTAAATCGATTAAAAGAAGGGAGAGAGGATTTTATAACCGTTTATGATTGTAAAAGAAATGGAGGAAAGGGAGAAGCCGTAAGATTAGGGATGTTGCATATGTTTACCTTTGAATATTTAGATTACATAGGTTTTTTAGATGCCGATTTATCTACAGATTTAGCAGATTTTGATGATTTAGTATCTACTATAGAAAAAACTGAATTTAAAATAGTTAGCGGTTCTAGAATTGCCAGAATGGGAGCGAATATAGCAAAGGATTCAGCTAGAAAAATAATCAGTCTTACTATTAATTATATCATTAGAACAATTTTATCCATGAATTTTAAAGATACCCAATGTGGAGCTAAAATATTTGAAAGAGAAGTTATCAATATTGCTTTTGATAAAAAGTTTGTAACTAAATGGTTGTTTGATGTTGAAATATTTATGAGAATGAAAAAGTATTATGGAATAGAGAAGGCCAGAGCAATGATGTGTGAAAAGCCTCTTAAAAGGTGGGTACATGTTGATGGATCTAAATTATCAATGGCAGATTCCATGAAGATAGTAGGGCAATTGGGGCAAATTGTTTGGGAGTATAGAGGAAAAGAGAACGAGCAGAATACTGATGTTAAAATAATAACAAAAAAGAAATTATTTTGGATCTCTAAAAATTCATAG
- a CDS encoding cellulase family glycosylhydrolase → MVKTDRNIIRGLLILSYVFVISILLFLISTIFNYFNTGADRSKMLHINIKKTDKYLPKITWKENGNEGRFMDSQTLLDIENDYLDAWHVRHIAYKTNKILSIDDYYTENAQKSILHFIEKHITNDITIESTTLEHHPDILFFSEDGQLVVLEDKNILEYKKMYVGNKLVTEDTEVANYKIILLLEDGFWRIRHFVKEKTTSYNKKSTPVSSPFLNIRGINYYPQKTPWNMFGEQFDIDVINRDFEIIRDACLNSIRVFVPYVDFGKAKVKKDKLDKLTQVLDSAEKNGLKVILTLFDFYGNYEVLDWTLNHRHAETIVTALKDHEALLAWDIKNEPNLDFKSRGKNDVIAWLKHMIYLIKSIDTTHPITIGWSDAESATILKDDVDFVSFHYYEDLENFESIYQTLQQKITDRPIVLGEFGISSYSGLWMPFGGSEEDQAAYYQEMQKVIKKHHIPFMSWTLYDFKKIPAGVVGTRPWRTNPQKEFGFINLNGDKKASFKFIAE, encoded by the coding sequence ATGGTAAAAACAGATAGAAATATTATACGTGGACTTCTAATTTTATCTTATGTCTTCGTTATTTCAATACTATTATTTCTTATTAGTACTATCTTTAACTATTTTAATACTGGTGCTGATAGAAGTAAAATGCTCCATATTAACATCAAAAAAACAGATAAGTATTTACCTAAAATAACTTGGAAAGAAAACGGTAATGAAGGGCGTTTTATGGATTCGCAAACATTACTTGATATAGAAAATGACTATTTAGATGCTTGGCATGTAAGGCATATTGCTTATAAAACGAATAAAATTTTAAGTATTGATGACTATTATACTGAAAATGCTCAAAAAAGCATTCTCCACTTCATTGAAAAACATATAACCAATGATATTACTATTGAATCTACAACTTTAGAGCACCACCCTGATATTCTTTTTTTTAGCGAAGACGGACAATTGGTTGTTCTTGAGGATAAGAATATTCTTGAATATAAAAAAATGTATGTGGGTAATAAATTAGTAACTGAAGATACTGAGGTTGCTAATTACAAAATAATACTATTGTTAGAAGATGGTTTTTGGAGAATTCGCCATTTTGTAAAAGAAAAAACAACTTCTTATAATAAAAAATCTACTCCTGTTTCTTCTCCTTTTTTGAATATAAGAGGGATCAATTATTATCCTCAAAAAACCCCTTGGAATATGTTTGGTGAACAGTTTGATATTGATGTTATTAATAGGGATTTTGAAATTATTAGAGATGCTTGCTTAAATAGTATTAGAGTTTTTGTTCCTTATGTTGATTTTGGAAAAGCAAAAGTAAAAAAAGACAAATTAGATAAACTAACGCAAGTATTGGATAGTGCAGAAAAAAATGGATTAAAAGTAATCCTTACTCTTTTTGATTTCTATGGTAATTATGAAGTACTTGATTGGACACTAAACCACAGACACGCTGAAACCATAGTAACTGCTCTAAAAGATCATGAGGCTCTTTTAGCATGGGATATTAAAAATGAACCTAATTTAGATTTCAAATCCAGAGGTAAAAACGATGTAATAGCTTGGTTAAAACATATGATTTATCTTATAAAGTCTATTGATACTACTCACCCTATTACTATTGGTTGGTCTGATGCAGAAAGTGCAACTATTTTAAAAGATGATGTTGATTTTGTTTCTTTCCACTATTATGAGGATTTGGAAAATTTCGAAAGTATCTACCAAACACTACAGCAAAAAATTACAGATAGACCTATTGTTTTGGGTGAATTTGGGATTTCTTCTTATAGTGGGTTATGGATGCCTTTTGGCGGATCAGAAGAAGATCAGGCAGCCTATTACCAAGAAATGCAAAAAGTTATCAAAAAACACCACATCCCTTTTATGTCTTGGACGCTCTATGATTTTAAGAAAATTCCTGCTGGAGTAGTCGGAACTCGCCCTTGGCGTACAAATCCGCAAAAGGAATTCGGATTTATTAACTTAAATGGAGATAAAAAAGCTTCTTTTAAATTTATTGCAGAATAA
- a CDS encoding helix-turn-helix domain-containing protein, whose product MGRLTQIRIREDLDTLESYKQKVTNFKSSQKLKVLFLISSGGYKTLGPIASILSINYSTLHRWLKIYREKGIDYYLSPDKRNRSSKIITPAIHKELQNLLNQERVQFNGYKDVQKWLEVNHGVKIEYQWLWKYLKTKLGTTLKVPRKSNVKKDKDASAEFFKTS is encoded by the coding sequence ATGGGAAGACTGACTCAAATCCGTATTAGAGAAGATTTAGACACATTAGAATCGTACAAACAAAAAGTAACCAATTTTAAGAGTTCACAAAAGCTTAAAGTTTTGTTTTTAATTAGCTCAGGAGGTTATAAAACATTAGGTCCAATAGCTAGTATCCTTTCTATCAATTATAGTACTCTTCATAGATGGTTGAAGATATATAGAGAAAAAGGAATAGATTATTATCTAAGTCCAGACAAACGTAATAGATCCTCAAAAATAATTACTCCTGCTATTCACAAGGAGTTACAGAATCTGTTGAACCAAGAAAGAGTTCAATTCAATGGTTATAAAGATGTTCAAAAGTGGTTAGAAGTAAATCACGGTGTTAAGATTGAATATCAATGGCTTTGGAAATACTTAAAAACTAAATTAGGTACTACTCTTAAAGTTCCAAGAAAAAGTAACGTTAAGAAAGATAAAGATGCTTCGGCTGAATTTTTTAAAACTTCCTGA
- a CDS encoding IS630 family transposase: MLRLNFLKLPDRFNSIRDSLNKNNRFDSVNLYFQDESRFGLKTFVGKCLSLVGLKPVVSYQHKFSNTYLWGSYSPINGDSFVWEINGVDSKIFEAYLAAFSLHNPNEYKIVVIDNAAFHSSKNINVPDNIFLLRIPPYTPELNPCEQIWQYIKYRFRNKYFQNMTELKQWLYQIVNQMDNELIKSIVADYRYKEIFITHFKV, from the coding sequence ATGCTTCGGCTGAATTTTTTAAAACTTCCTGATAGGTTTAATTCGATTAGAGATAGTCTAAATAAGAATAATAGATTTGATAGCGTCAATTTATATTTTCAAGATGAATCTCGATTTGGTCTGAAGACCTTTGTAGGTAAATGTCTATCGTTAGTAGGATTAAAACCAGTAGTGTCTTACCAACATAAATTTTCTAATACTTACCTGTGGGGTAGCTATTCTCCTATAAATGGAGATAGTTTTGTGTGGGAAATTAATGGAGTAGATTCAAAAATATTTGAAGCCTATTTAGCGGCTTTTTCTCTACATAATCCTAACGAATATAAAATTGTAGTTATAGATAATGCCGCTTTTCATTCCTCAAAAAATATTAATGTGCCTGATAATATTTTTCTCTTGAGAATACCTCCGTACACACCAGAACTTAATCCCTGTGAACAAATATGGCAATATATCAAGTATCGTTTTAGAAATAAGTATTTTCAAAATATGACAGAATTAAAACAATGGTTATATCAAATTGTAAATCAAATGGACAATGAACTTATAAAATCAATTGTAGCTGATTATAGATACAAAGAAATATTTATAACGCATTTTAAAGTTTAA
- a CDS encoding glycosyltransferase: MKLAIITAYPPSKVTLNEYAYHLVKSFHQNKKITELILLTDKTSKQREVDFSEKGCKITVMECWEFNSYLNIFTITRAIQKSSPDAVLFNLQFMKFGDKKIPAALGLILPWVSKLRGVPTIVLLHNILEQVDLNKAGFASNQLAKKIYAMIGTLLTRLILKADIVAVTMQKYVKILVEKYQTCNVVKIPHGTFEITQEEPDYNLVTDPLQIMAFGKFGTYKKVEIMIEAVLRVRETTGLNLEIVIAGTDNPNVIGYLAGVQEKYKDVSQIRFTGYVEEEEVPILFKESTVVVFPYTSTTGSSGVLHQAGSYGKAVVMPDLGDLALLVQDEGYQGEFFEPNSVVSLAKAIEALVTNGAHRLKIAKANYKAATAFPMERIAAMYINEFEKIMISKAKTSKKIAP, translated from the coding sequence ATGAAATTAGCTATTATAACAGCGTACCCTCCAAGTAAAGTAACGTTAAATGAATATGCTTACCATTTGGTAAAGAGTTTTCATCAGAACAAAAAAATAACAGAATTAATTCTTTTAACCGATAAAACTTCAAAGCAAAGAGAAGTTGACTTTTCTGAAAAAGGGTGTAAAATAACAGTAATGGAGTGTTGGGAGTTTAATAGTTACCTAAATATTTTTACGATAACTAGAGCTATTCAGAAATCGAGCCCTGATGCTGTTTTATTTAATTTACAGTTTATGAAGTTTGGGGACAAAAAAATACCAGCAGCGTTAGGGTTGATATTGCCATGGGTTAGTAAATTGAGAGGAGTTCCTACCATAGTGTTATTACATAATATTTTAGAACAGGTAGATTTGAATAAGGCAGGTTTTGCCTCTAATCAATTGGCAAAAAAGATATATGCTATGATAGGAACGTTGTTAACTCGATTAATTTTAAAGGCAGATATTGTTGCCGTAACGATGCAGAAATATGTAAAAATACTAGTAGAAAAATACCAAACCTGTAATGTTGTAAAAATTCCTCATGGAACTTTTGAAATAACCCAAGAAGAACCAGATTATAATTTAGTAACAGACCCTTTGCAAATAATGGCTTTTGGTAAATTCGGAACTTATAAGAAAGTAGAAATAATGATTGAAGCAGTTTTAAGAGTGAGAGAAACTACTGGATTGAATCTAGAAATAGTTATTGCAGGAACAGATAACCCAAATGTAATAGGGTATTTAGCAGGAGTACAAGAAAAATATAAAGATGTATCGCAAATTAGGTTCACTGGGTATGTAGAGGAAGAAGAGGTACCTATTTTATTTAAAGAAAGCACTGTTGTGGTTTTTCCCTATACTTCTACCACAGGAAGCTCGGGAGTACTTCATCAAGCAGGAAGTTATGGAAAAGCGGTAGTTATGCCTGATTTAGGAGATTTAGCTTTATTGGTGCAGGACGAAGGATACCAAGGAGAATTTTTTGAGCCTAATAGCGTTGTTAGCTTAGCAAAAGCTATAGAAGCCTTAGTAACAAATGGAGCGCATCGTTTAAAAATAGCGAAAGCAAACTATAAAGCAGCAACGGCGTTTCCAATGGAACGTATAGCAGCGATGTATATCAATGAGTTTGAAAAAATTATGATATCTAAAGCAAAGACATCCAAAAAAATTGCCCCATAG
- a CDS encoding MATE family efflux transporter, giving the protein MITLTRKVKNKITSEHLFMISVLLVSGGNYLYNLLLGRFLGPEKFADAAVLITFLLVLSFLAMTFQLVTAKFLVAFDGDTLEPFIAKTFKYALATGIGLGALIIIFSSELQTFFKISSVNTFIVFGLGVPIYFMMSVNRGLLQGKKEFTSLSVTYQAEMLSRLVLTMGLLMLLEIDTSLIVSIGIFCSFLLGLVPFKYKRISFVTSKVLGIIENKMVRNFFIVTAFYELTQILINNSDILLVKHYFDGYNAGLYASLALIGRVVYFIAWMFVMLLLPTVVQLKKEGKPTLSVLLKYVIAISLITILIILGCLLFPNQIIYLLFGGDYLEVVPLLWKYALATGVFAISNIFAYYYLSIDEYTPVILSGLFGMLQIVLVIFFHKSLEEVVHMQIIAMSLLLAVQLSFFLWKYYKDKAK; this is encoded by the coding sequence ATGATAACATTGACTAGAAAAGTTAAAAATAAAATAACGTCAGAACACTTATTTATGATAAGTGTTCTTTTGGTAAGTGGAGGAAACTACCTATACAATCTTTTGCTAGGGAGGTTTTTAGGCCCTGAGAAATTTGCTGATGCAGCAGTGCTAATAACTTTTCTATTAGTACTCTCGTTTCTTGCAATGACCTTTCAATTAGTAACGGCTAAGTTTTTAGTTGCTTTTGACGGAGATACTTTGGAACCTTTTATAGCTAAAACATTCAAATATGCGCTAGCAACAGGAATTGGATTAGGAGCTTTGATTATTATCTTTTCTTCTGAATTACAAACATTTTTTAAAATATCATCGGTAAATACCTTCATCGTATTTGGTTTAGGAGTGCCTATTTATTTTATGATGAGCGTCAATAGAGGATTGTTACAAGGGAAAAAAGAATTTACCTCTCTATCGGTAACTTACCAGGCAGAAATGCTAAGTCGTTTAGTATTAACGATGGGATTATTGATGCTCTTAGAAATAGATACTTCTTTAATTGTTTCAATAGGTATTTTTTGTTCTTTTCTTTTGGGGTTGGTTCCATTTAAATACAAAAGAATATCATTTGTGACGTCAAAAGTATTAGGAATCATTGAAAATAAAATGGTTCGTAATTTTTTTATAGTAACTGCTTTTTACGAACTAACGCAAATATTAATTAACAATAGCGATATATTACTAGTAAAGCATTACTTTGATGGATATAATGCTGGTTTATATGCTTCTTTAGCGCTAATAGGAAGGGTAGTTTACTTCATTGCCTGGATGTTTGTAATGTTATTATTACCTACCGTTGTTCAATTAAAGAAAGAAGGAAAGCCTACACTTTCGGTATTATTAAAATATGTAATTGCCATTAGTTTGATTACTATTTTAATTATTTTAGGTTGTTTACTTTTTCCTAATCAAATTATTTATTTATTGTTTGGAGGAGATTATTTAGAAGTAGTTCCCTTATTGTGGAAATATGCATTAGCAACTGGTGTATTTGCCATTTCTAATATTTTTGCGTATTATTATTTATCAATAGATGAATATACTCCCGTTATATTGTCTGGGCTTTTTGGGATGCTTCAAATAGTACTCGTTATTTTTTTTCATAAGAGCTTAGAGGAAGTTGTGCATATGCAAATTATAGCAATGTCATTATTATTAGCAGTGCAATTGTCTTTTTTTCTATGGAAGTATTATAAAGATAAAGCAAAGTAA
- a CDS encoding tetratricopeptide repeat protein, whose translation MKDGFAYLDTGKYKQAEFFFKNILKIYPTNKTARLCYGRAIGLNGNPKKAQVIFTDLLRDYRDDFEVKLNYGEALLWNEKFFKAKFYYKDLVDENNQSFSALLGLANTLSNLKEYKEALVYVNKALAVSPGNPNALISKKYISLGYAYQQQQFQQYELAETLLKESLLLAPNDKDILLNLADLYLIMDEPRKAEATYSILIESTQDIENKLSALNGLVLAAHLQGKEKKALKISQLVFNTFLGDNIDKTLVRKATERYVQALIWNKKYQKAEAVITDLQRKRSYKNIRTLLRNKEYKKAETLTSELIKEQSYANWLLSLRATLNIYKGNFKKSLSDYNLVLAKDSASFNGNLGKANALKAAGFYDEAYKSAENTLLFYEKQKDATDFIKALNRRFTPYFDIKASFSFDNGDNDAYSWNVSTAVPLSTKVSVLGSYKYRTTTNSISNTKAITNNFHLGASYQILNNLTLKGHLGLISSEVITKKYDQFLTNISFSLKPFKLQDLEVGYKREIQDFNAALLDREIMQNNFYVDYNLSTNFNLGWFTQYYYTFQNDDNVRNLFFTSLYYKVIDNPFLKTGINYQYIAFKNQVPTIYFSPRRFNAVEVFFNIIKEESLLKKNGWFYELTAATGFQFIENNKRQGTYRFKGKVGYKLSEISLLNIYGTRSNIASTTAAGFIFTEMGIRFKWYLFDKPLFRKRLF comes from the coding sequence ATGAAAGACGGCTTTGCTTATTTAGATACTGGTAAATACAAACAAGCTGAATTTTTTTTTAAAAATATCTTAAAAATATATCCTACGAATAAAACAGCGAGACTTTGTTATGGTAGAGCTATTGGACTCAATGGAAATCCTAAAAAAGCACAAGTTATTTTTACGGACTTATTAAGAGATTATAGAGATGATTTCGAAGTGAAATTAAACTATGGAGAAGCGTTATTATGGAATGAAAAATTCTTTAAAGCTAAATTCTATTATAAAGATTTAGTGGATGAAAATAATCAAAGCTTTTCTGCTTTATTAGGATTAGCCAATACGCTCTCTAACCTAAAAGAATATAAAGAGGCTCTAGTGTATGTAAATAAGGCTTTAGCTGTTTCTCCAGGAAATCCAAATGCCTTAATCTCTAAAAAGTATATTTCTCTAGGATATGCTTATCAACAACAGCAATTTCAACAGTACGAATTGGCTGAAACACTTTTAAAAGAAAGTTTACTCTTAGCCCCTAATGATAAGGACATTTTATTAAATCTTGCCGATTTATATTTAATCATGGATGAACCTAGAAAGGCAGAGGCAACCTACTCTATTTTAATTGAGAGTACACAGGATATAGAAAATAAGTTAAGTGCCTTAAACGGCTTAGTATTGGCTGCTCATTTACAAGGAAAAGAAAAAAAAGCTTTAAAAATCAGCCAACTCGTATTTAATACTTTTCTAGGAGATAATATTGATAAAACGCTTGTTAGAAAGGCTACTGAGCGCTACGTTCAAGCACTAATTTGGAATAAAAAATATCAAAAGGCAGAAGCTGTTATTACTGATTTACAACGCAAAAGATCTTATAAAAACATACGCACATTACTTAGAAATAAAGAATATAAGAAAGCAGAAACTTTAACTTCTGAATTAATCAAAGAGCAATCTTATGCTAATTGGCTTCTTTCTTTAAGAGCTACTTTAAATATTTACAAGGGCAACTTTAAAAAGAGCTTATCTGACTATAATTTAGTTTTAGCAAAAGACAGCGCTTCTTTTAATGGTAACCTTGGTAAAGCTAATGCTTTAAAGGCAGCTGGATTTTATGATGAAGCTTATAAAAGTGCTGAAAACACCCTGCTTTTTTATGAAAAACAAAAAGATGCTACTGATTTTATCAAAGCTTTAAACAGAAGGTTCACTCCTTATTTTGACATCAAAGCTTCCTTTTCATTTGATAATGGAGATAATGATGCCTATTCTTGGAATGTAAGTACAGCAGTTCCTCTTTCTACTAAAGTAAGCGTATTAGGAAGCTACAAATATAGAACAACTACCAATAGTATCAGTAATACCAAAGCTATTACTAATAATTTTCATCTTGGAGCTTCCTATCAAATTTTAAATAATCTCACTTTAAAAGGTCATTTAGGATTGATTTCATCAGAAGTTATTACTAAAAAATACGATCAATTTTTAACAAATATTTCTTTTAGTTTAAAGCCTTTTAAATTACAAGACTTGGAAGTTGGGTATAAAAGAGAAATTCAAGACTTCAATGCAGCATTATTAGATAGAGAAATTATGCAGAATAATTTTTATGTCGATTATAATTTAAGTACTAATTTTAATCTAGGTTGGTTTACACAATATTATTATACATTTCAAAATGATGATAATGTAAGAAATTTATTTTTTACTTCCTTATATTATAAAGTGATAGATAATCCATTTTTAAAAACAGGAATAAACTACCAATACATTGCTTTTAAAAATCAAGTTCCTACAATATATTTTAGTCCTAGAAGATTCAATGCTGTTGAAGTGTTTTTTAATATTATAAAAGAGGAATCCCTTCTTAAAAAAAACGGCTGGTTTTATGAATTAACTGCTGCTACGGGGTTTCAATTTATTGAAAACAACAAAAGGCAAGGAACTTACAGATTTAAAGGGAAAGTAGGTTATAAACTATCTGAAATAAGCTTGCTAAATATTTATGGCACCAGAAGTAATATTGCTTCCACTACTGCTGCTGGTTTTATATTTACAGAGATGGGAATTCGTTTTAAATGGTACCTATTCGACAAACCTTTATTTAGAAAAAGACTATTTTAA
- a CDS encoding LytR/AlgR family response regulator transcription factor, translating into MNCIIIDDEKLARTVIKTLCKEMESLQVVDEFPNALQAIKFLNENEIDLIFLDIHMPDFTGFDFVKTLKNPPQVILTTSDPNFALEAFQYECIVDYLLKPVTFDRFERAIQKVMKKKALEVKSLENERKETYSNDFYVNIDRRLIKIDLPSIYLIEAKGDYINIKTDDKNYIVHSTLKKIEEKLPDSLFLKVHRSYIINLKKIIDIEDNSVLIKRDVVPVSRSKRPELMKRLNLL; encoded by the coding sequence ATGAATTGTATTATTATAGATGATGAAAAACTAGCAAGAACCGTTATTAAAACACTTTGTAAAGAGATGGAGTCTTTACAAGTTGTAGATGAATTCCCCAACGCTTTACAAGCAATTAAATTTTTAAACGAAAATGAAATAGATCTTATTTTTTTAGACATTCATATGCCTGATTTTACAGGCTTTGATTTTGTCAAAACATTAAAAAATCCTCCTCAAGTAATTTTAACAACTTCCGATCCTAACTTTGCATTAGAAGCTTTTCAATACGAATGTATTGTGGATTATTTATTAAAACCTGTAACTTTTGATCGTTTTGAAAGAGCAATTCAAAAAGTTATGAAAAAAAAGGCTTTAGAGGTAAAGTCCTTGGAAAATGAGCGTAAAGAAACATATAGTAATGACTTTTATGTAAATATTGATAGACGTTTGATTAAAATTGATTTGCCAAGCATTTATCTTATTGAAGCAAAAGGAGATTATATAAATATAAAAACAGACGATAAGAATTATATTGTTCATTCTACTTTGAAGAAGATTGAAGAAAAACTACCTGATTCGCTATTTTTAAAAGTGCATCGTTCTTATATCATAAATTTAAAGAAGATAATAGATATAGAAGATAATAGCGTATTGATTAAGAGAGATGTTGTACCAGTAAGTAGGTCTAAAAGACCAGAGTTAATGAAGCGCTTAAACTTACTGTAA
- a CDS encoding histidine kinase yields MEQPNLTYIAQLARGDKAIKKELIHIVKTEFPEEKREYYKNLESRNFKKIEGNVHKIKHKISILGLEKSYKLANEFEHNLREHKLDKAQDFEKILVTITEYLKTI; encoded by the coding sequence ATGGAGCAGCCAAACTTAACCTATATAGCACAATTAGCAAGAGGAGATAAAGCAATCAAAAAAGAACTTATTCATATTGTTAAAACAGAATTTCCAGAAGAAAAAAGAGAATATTATAAAAATTTAGAAAGCAGAAATTTTAAAAAAATAGAAGGGAATGTTCATAAAATTAAACATAAAATTAGTATTTTAGGTCTTGAGAAAAGTTACAAATTAGCCAATGAATTTGAACATAATCTAAGAGAGCATAAACTTGATAAAGCTCAAGATTTTGAAAAAATTCTAGTAACTATTACTGAGTATTTAAAAACTATTTAA